ATAATACATTAGTTTAATTACAAACTACAATCAGActtaacaacaacaataaaatactaaaaaaaaaaaaaaaaaaaaaaaaaaaaaaaaaaacaagtgatattaaaaatctaccactgaaaaattatcacagttaattttataaaaatgttctctcattaaatatgtattttatcttcaatgtttgcttgtaaacttttttttcggaTTTAACTCCTGCTGGATCTCTTCCAATGACTTTCCTTTCGTTTCAGGcgtaataaaatatacaaaaagaGTACCCAGGGTACAACAGATGGCAAAAATCCAAAATGTCCAGTGGATTCCGAATGCGCTGTTCATTGCTTGAAAACTAAGACCAACGAGCGTAGCAAAGGCTGCCCCGACTAAGATACCACTTCCAACAGCAGTTCCTTTAACATTCGTCGGAAACAACTCACCCAGGAGAACGTAGGGCAAAGTACCGATACCAAAAACTTCCATTACGTCGTAAGCAATCAAAGCCACGATTGGCAGCCAGGTTATCGATGATACATCCATCTGAAGTTTGTACTTAAGGAAGAAGAagacaccaaccgcgatcagaGCTATTGAGGATGACAGACCAGAAGTAAGCATCAGAATTCTTCTGCCAAGCCGATCAACAAGAGCCGCAGCAAGGATCCCAGCTATCAGCTGAAATACTCCCAGGACAACTACTGCCTGCGCTGCCGGCAAAGCTGAGCCACTTTGAGCAAATATCTCTTGAGTGTAAGCCACTACAACTATATGTCCCGAAAACTGTTGAGTTGCTTTAAGCCCCAATAGTATCAACAATGCCCTTCTATTACCACGAGTCCTTActaattccaaaaataaatttttctttgaccTCTTGCCCTCCTCGACGGCACTTCTCATCACTTCAATGTCCTCCCTCACACTCTCTCGATTCTTCAATCTCCTGAGGACCATCAAACTTTCCTCCGCGTCGGCCACTCgatttctaattaaataaaagtacgGCGTCTCTGGCATAAACACAAAGACTATTATAAACAACAGCGGTATTGAAAGTGAAATTAGATTCAGCTGCCAGTACGGCAAATAAGCCCCTATTGCTGTCACGAATAGTGTCCCCACATTtgtcgacatttttaaaaatgtcccCAGAGCACCCCGAATATTTTTATCCGCTATTTCCGCGAGATAAATTACCGTGACATTGTAAATACCACCGTGTCCAATTCCAGCAATTAAACGTGCGGCGTATAGCATTTTAACGTTGCTGCCAAAGATAATGAGGCACCAGCCAACAAGCTGGGGAAAAGCCAGTATTAGAAGCGAATATTTTCGTCCAATCCGATCTATGCTCACGGGACTTATCAGTGACCCGATTATTGCACCAACTGTGTACAAGGTCACCACCCACGAACCTTGACTCTTGGTTATCGAGCCTTGGGTGCTCGGGTCTGTCAGATGAGGCAAAGCTGGAGATGTCCACCCAAGATGACCTCCACAGGCAATAACTGCTAGGCAAGCTGGAAAATTACTTTGtgttagtaaaatatttaaatgtgataatttataataatacataagaagcatattgatttttttatttagttgaaGATCTTGTTTGACGGTTTATCTTATTGacttaactaatttttttgtttttctcttCTACCTCGAATTAAAAACCCGCGAaagtaattattcaatttagcaatttcaagcgttacACGGACGTTAATTTATAGTAAACTACTGAGACGTGTATAATGTAGTTATAATCTCTCAAAAGATATAATCATTCGGGAATTAGGTTTTGTCATCGAGTTTAATCGACCATTTTAACACTCTACTGTAtcaatttactattattatcaacAACGAAACTATACATACATGCACTTGTATAGAGATTTCATGCTCACGTAACATTTGCCGGGAATAAATGCCGAGTAGCTTTGCCTCTCGCgcaaactaatttttttagttatgcAACGGAAAAACTAATCGGATAATTGAATTTCTGGATTAAATCAAACAAAACACGCTTccattattcaattattttgcaaataatttctattttttttatttttttatttttcagaggTATTTCTAACGATAGCAGCGATAGTAGTAGTTATACAAATTATCATtgatattattacaataataatggtGATTACAGTGTGTGTTACAGTcacgaaaaaattatagagATTAGGGTGTGTCATTTTTAAGAAACATGTTATTTTAACACACAACCAGGGTGTTACGTGTGCTTCCAGTAAATCCGTAGAGTTATTATTTCCACTAATGTAAATGTATGGTGGATCGAAAGATTCGTCATATCAGTTCCCTATCTCTCGTTTAAATAGGATGAAGAAATTTACTCTAGCTTGTTTtagatttcataattttattttcaactcaCATTGATggctatttataattttttaggggGATTGAACATTCAatgaaaacaaataaaaaatttcttatcagTTTATGATAAATCAACTCATTCAAAGCTTGTTTGAAATCAACCTcgaacttgaaaaaaattatagaaagtGAAAAATATTGAAGTGACAGCtccattaatttaaatttaaattttaaatattctattcAATCTATAGAatataataaacattaaaattcatGGTTGTCGAGGAAGAAGAAGGGAATTTAGAGTGTTCTTAAGATAGATAAAagatattttagaattttaatagctctgttgtaaaaataaaataccacGGAATTCCCCAAAATCATCGACGTCAAATCAGATCTTACTTTCtagatctgataaaaaatttcaaagtgtATACTTTGATTAAGTGATTACAATTGActcatatttataatttaataaatgacccAAATTTATTACACTTAAATAAATGGAAAAACTGCTTATAATATACTGCAAGTGCAAATATATACacgatttttaaatacattataattatgttcACATCATGCATACTTTGCTACATTcaatcacttttatttttatgaattcataatcatgagtataaatcatcaaataatttttctcacaagcttaaattaattacaattacacaAATATAATCGTTACGGTCGCGATTTACGTGTAAACTAAATAAAGGATTGCTCATTTTCCGCTAATCTACATAACACAATATCGTATTATTACACTGGTTGTATAATGCGCAATAAacataaatgaattaattttttaataaattagttttaaaccaattcaaaaatacttaatttttttctaaattatttttttttacatttaaaattccacggaaattaacttgaaaatgAAATGTCCTCTATTATTAATGATCACTCTCAATGAATACAATCACcatgattttttatagaacaaataaataatttataaattaatcatgTCTCACCACTGATTGCTGCGATAAACTGTAACCATTGACTTCCTTTTTCAGGTGCACACCTTTGACTTTCAATTTCTTTGTTACCTTTTTCGGGAACAATATCATTTTCACTGCGTGCGgaacacgaaaaaaaattaagcaagCGCATTGTTAATCCGTTAAATcaaacaaacatttttataaaaaaataaggacttttgatttttttaaatattgtgtgattcgaaataattaaaattaacttatcgTTCACACATTCAATATTAATGACATCAATATCGAGTTTAAGTacggaaaaaaagtaaataattaaaaaaacccaattaatttttttttaccacggCAAGCGACACGTGGTGTACCAAACTGAGGGAACCTCCAATAGAACTTGTATATTTAAAGGCAATTGAGTGATAGGCGAGTATGGTGGGGCCCAACATAACAGAGACCCGTATAATACACATCAGAACTTCCTCTTTTGCACCCAACTCCCTCTCCTTTTATTCACATGGCCTGAATGCCGACACTGGCGACCACGATGTGAgttgacaaataaaataaactaagcCAAACAACCAACCAACAATTGAGCTGAATCCTCTACTTCTTATCCTATATTGTCTTGTCTTGTCTCGCTTCTGCTCTAGAGCTGGCAATCGACGATTCATGGACACAACCAATTACAATGCCACGCACAGAGTCCCTTTACTTTTTACGTCGAaaaataaaacgtttattCCTATTTTACATACACTTATACGATTTACTAATAGCAAACGTGTATGTAAACTCGCGTCATCGTTCCGCTTCTTAATCCGCGACCTCTAATTTCCTCCATTTACTTCCGAATTCCCCGGGACTTTTTCATGACTTTTTTCAATCACTCACCGTTAAGGAGTTagtatcaattataatttcatttcCTTAATTGTTATTGTAACTCGCGACAATGACAATCTCATTATccaagtatatatataaaataaatctaattattcattattgtttatacagatttatttataatgtatacagattattgttatcaaagaaatatttatttaataattatcttgtTTAACCTACTCATAGAAATTATTCTCTTTATCATACAAATCTattgattttacattttatcttGAGATAACGAATactttgttataaataatttctatataattttgtttaaaattattctagtttagtgtaattaaaaaattttattaatttatttaaaaaataaaccacctatataactatttttctttcatattttaaagaagattaaaattcttttcaGTAATATTTAcgaaataatttcataacaTAGTTTCATAtcttagtaataaaaaattccgaaTCCAATAAGCCTaatcaaatacatttttttgctcgacgggcagaaagcgtcaactttcggcccgctgcgctaaacgaaagtgccgctttccgcctccgtcgaggagaaaaatagtatacacaccacgggcagtaaacaagaaagcctcagatcacatgtttattgacctcggcttcgcctcggacaacaattacatgtgatctgagacatttcttattttactgccctagatgtgtaatatactatttaagtTAACAATTACATTAGCTTTCAcatcaaaatatttactttcgtacattacaataaaatgtcgaaattttttattgagacttgagataagaaaaatattttaaaaaccatATTataggtttaaaaatttttgcattgATGTAGgcttattttactttaaagtacttaatatattatattttatctcaagtgaagaaataaagaaataatttatttaattaaagattgaaaattataatgtaaCTTCAATGCGATACTTTAATGACATATGAAGACAATTAGATCGAGTTGTTAAGGTTGTTTATTTTGTCGAGTTTCACAAAGCGTAATTGTTAATGAATCGTATACGATCGAGTCATTATGTCAGAGCGACATTCCAACATGTCGACGACAGTGTATACGAACATAAGATTTATATATCCGGATACCTTGCTTCTTCATGTCACATTGCCAACAacgtaattaaaatttaatgtaattagaaaattttaataacttaataTACATATTACGAGTTTAAACTTCGccaattacttaaattaagaaaattaatttcattatctACATAATTTATCgcgttataaattataaaatatttaattatctttttattttattatttaattaataaatttactatcaataaataattagcaaAGTTGTGTTGTTATATAATGTGGaatataaaatctaaatatttcttcaataattgtACACAATATACAGCTACACATTGAAACTTGAGGGTCAAgcaatattattcaaatttttcacaCGTAAGTGATAATTTCATACATGGCAACGTTCTTCTCGAGACGAACGattgagataaaaattaaaattacttagCCAATGATTAATATACGTGTTTTTCTATTCTGGATGATGAATGGCAAAGTTCACAGGCCGCATCACCGTGATTCTATGCGCTGGacaagataaataattatgcaaTTAGTATATTTCCAGTAAACTATGCacaataatattaacattCCACGCTAGATCGCTAAAGATTGCCAATCGCTCATTCCATCAAATTAGACAGAGTCAGACGGTGAAAAAAGATGGATGCAGGTTAGggcaattatttaaaagttcttTTCTTAGCTAAATTAGATACTTCCTCTACTCGTTCCTCGAATATATCAGGCATCTTTTATATTATGTACGTcgtacattataataatattaatcatcTCATATCTTCCATAAAATTATCCTACTTAAAGCTAATTacgtaatcatttttttcttttaaaaatttaataaacaaaataatatttaaacatgaatattcattttattaaccAGCCAAAGTCCCGCCCGTTTAACCTTCAAAAcaacaatcaaaaattaaataaataaaaattcctcgaatgcgaaaatatttttgattatcaaaacaaaaaattattttgtattaatgTATCATTTTGCCGAAAGTTCCGaacgtttaaattttttctatacatATTCAGTTCACGGTGAATTTTATGGCACGAATTCCACGTGACTGGTAAATATTTCACAgctaaaaaacaaacaaaaccTCTTTTTATTTACTACAAATAATTgtccgaaaaaaaataaacttttacttcgtaaaataaatatatgtatatatatatgtgtatatttttttttattttcagatatttgaatttgaaaatttgtatgCGGAGCAGCAATCCAGCGTCTTTTAGTGTGAAAGCATAAAAAGAATAAACTAAGAGGTCATCGGTGCCGCTGCTACCAAAGTACTGAGTGAGTAATAAGCATATATTTATCTTGCGTTTGACAAACAAATCAGCCTGGAATGTCAGTCAACTAAAAACTAAATATAAACCATTTACAAGTACCAATAATATATCCATACCAAACTACCACAAGGTCATTCTTAATCagtggtaaaaatttttctttttcaaccTCTTATTATCCAATTAAGcgtcataaatataaatttaatttcttatcaTCACAAAGAGTCATTATCCCATTAGCATACCCATAGCTTGTGACTATTAAacgatttacaaaaataatttttccgaGATTTCTTCCTGGAAGTAATCTTAGCATAGATCTCTTCAAGGCTTCCTTCTTACTCCAGTTCTTAGCATCCTTGAAATCTCGGTATCATTATatttctctttttctttctctttcttCTTTCTCCTTTCTATATTCTTCTTCTATCTATACTATGACTGAAGGCTTCGAGTTTCTATTCGGTACGCGTGCTCAAGATACTGCCTTGcactttaaataaatgaagGCCACAAGTCAGTAGGAGGGCAGGCGTGAAGATGACTTCCCTGGAAGCTTGCAAGACGCCAATGCGCGCTGCAAGCTCGACTTACCCAACCAATCCGATACCTGACTCGGTCCACGTTGTAGTATAAAGGGGTGGCATGCCACGATCACGTGAACCCACTCCACCACGCCCACTCTTGTACTTTTACCGCAATTTACCGCCAATCTTCATACAATATAAAACATATAAATACTACTCACGTTTCATAATTAACccaaacaaaattattaaaacaacactaaataaaacaaaattaaaaatatctaccTTTAGATCCCTAAATCATATTTCACTCAatctttttttactttacctCTCATGTTAAACTATTCAAATTACTTGCAATTACTAAAAAAGCTTTCTTCAATTCTCCAACCGTTAAACTACACCGTTTGATATTATTCAAATGTATATAATTACGTATTAAGGAAATAAATCAGTTAATACGCGGCGTCAAACCGTCTCGTACTTTTGCTGcaagtggaaaaaaattaacactgGTGTAGCGTAGGCGCGTGACTTTATTCCGTAAGTGGTATATATACCAGTGTGCTATATATACGTTAAATACAACTAACAGAAACAGAACAGACCAAGTGGAACGAACACGATTTAACACAGACAAATGGGTTGTATTAGCACTATCATCCGTCTACAATACTAATCAAATTGTTTATCAGTCTGCACAATAGACAATACAatgcataaaataaatttattattagtcaaatctttttattatatacatacaaaAGTAccaatataatattaattcagACGTTCAACAGATACTTTCTTCATCCTATTCCTCAAATAGAAACTCGACAGCTCGTCGTTCCACTACGTCGATGAgtcataaaataaagttaatggAGCGAGTGCGTTTCAATAGCCGATATATAAATGCACGATCGTTTTATTTCGACCTCTTTGAATATGGGATAAGTAAAGCTGGAGGGTGAACGCTGGATGATGATGCCGGTGGTGTTGGTGCTGGTAGTGGGTGGCTCTTTTTATTTGATACGAGGACTGACACCTGTTGAAATGTTTAAAAACCAAAGTCAAGTGGTTTTCTTCTTATCCAACTACCGTGAAATCGCGTGCCAACACTTTAAGCTCTtagatgttattttttatcatatcatATATGTATTGTAAATTACAACTACTGATCTGataatagtattattattattattattataaatatttttattttttaatttatatgtatacGTAATGTGATGGAATCAAGTGTGCACGTATTAAATATACGTTATGAATGCGTAATATCTTCGTTTTGAGGACGTGAGTACACGCGCAACTACTCGTGACGAGAAAATACAACATTATATTCCTTTAGTTACTCAGTGCTCTGTAGCATGTCTTCTCTTTGACAAAATTCTCTACTATCTACTCTAGTGCAAACTCGTCGACGGTGTCACAAAATTTACCACCCGCTACTATGCAACTACGCCGCATATGCCCTGAGTGGAAGACACGTGTCGCGTAAGCTCATGTCGAAAGCTTGTATGTATACATAATAATCTCAATCTGAGCATAGCAGAGGTCTTTGtatattatgttattataTAGAGAGCACCGTCTCTTACTCTTGTCAAAGATACCTCATTTTAATGCCCGTCCACTCCTCGTCTTCGCTGTTATATGATATACGTTATATATGTGGTACATAGTATGGATACGGATCGTGTCGTATGCCGAACGATAATGTTATTATACGGTCGGCAATTCTCGGCACGTACTTAATAATATCTTTCCCAAAGATGCGCGACACCCGTCGACTGTTTCTGCTTCTTCTTTAActtctttttcttcaactTCGGGGAGACGCGATCAAACTCTCTTCCATCCACCATATGATCAAGAAAAACCACCCTCACCGCCTT
This genomic interval from Cotesia glomerata isolate CgM1 linkage group LG1, MPM_Cglom_v2.3, whole genome shotgun sequence contains the following:
- the LOC123270941 gene encoding facilitated trehalose transporter Tret1-like, whose protein sequence is MRLLNFFSCSARSENDIVPEKGNKEIESQRCAPEKGSQWLQFIAAISACLAVIACGGHLGWTSPALPHLTDPSTQGSITKSQGSWVVTLYTVGAIIGSLISPVSIDRIGRKYSLLILAFPQLVGWCLIIFGSNVKMLYAARLIAGIGHGGIYNVTVIYLAEIADKNIRGALGTFLKMSTNVGTLFVTAIGAYLPYWQLNLISLSIPLLFIIVFVFMPETPYFYLIRNRVADAEESLMVLRRLKNRESVREDIEVMRSAVEEGKRSKKNLFLELVRTRGNRRALLILLGLKATQQFSGHIVVVAYTQEIFAQSGSALPAAQAVVVLGVFQLIAGILAAALVDRLGRRILMLTSGLSSSIALIAVGVFFFLKYKLQMDVSSITWLPIVALIAYDVMEVFGIGTLPYVLLGELFPTNVKGTAVGSGILVGAAFATLVGLSFQAMNSAFGIHWTFWIFAICCTLGTLFVYFITPETKGKSLEEIQQELNPKKKFTSKH